GCGTCCGCTTCGCGCTGGATCAATTTCAGAACCAGCCGAGCCGCCGTGCTGCCGATCTCGTAGCGGCCCGGATGCACGGTGGTCAACGCGGGGGTAAGCCGTTTCGCGATGGGAAAGTCGCCGAAGCCCACGATCGCGCAGTCCCTGGGCAATACCAGGCCGCATTCCGGCGCCGCCAGGATGGCGCCGGCGGCCATGTTGTCATTGGCGAAGATGATGGCCTGCGGACGGGTGCGCCTGCCGGCGCGCGCGAAACGCGCCATCGCCTGTGCGCCGGCTTCGAAGGGATCGGTTTCGTCCGGCGTTTCCACGTCGGCCGCCAGCCCGTGCCGGGCCATGGCGCGCGAATATCCCAGTGCGCGCTGCTGCGCGCGGAAGTCCTCCGGCATGCCCGTCCTGACGAACCGGATGCGCCGGGCGCCCTGCTCGATCAGGTGCATGGCTTGGTCGTACCCCACCTGGTCATGCGAAAAGCCGACCTGGTGGAAAGGCCGGTTGGGCCTGACATCCCAGGTCTCCACGACCGGAAAGGCGGCGGCGCGCAGGATGGCATCCACGCGGTCGGTATGGGCCGGGCCGGTCAGTATCATCCCCGCTGGCCGCCAACCCGCGAAGGCACACACCGCGCCTTCTTCCTCGACCGTCGAATAGTTGCTGCTGGCCAGCAGCAGCTGGTAGCCGGACGAACGCAGCACGTCCGACATCCCCTGCACGGTCTCCGAAAACACCGAGTTCGCGATGCTTGGGATCACCGCGCAGACGACCTTGGAACGCGCCGACGCCAGGCCCATCGCGACCTGGCTGGGTACGAATCCCGTTTGCGCGATGGCGGCCTCGATGCGCGCGCGCCGGGCCGGCGACACTTTGTCCGGCGTATTGAAAAAGCGCGAGACGGTAATGGAAGCGACGCCCGCGATCGCCGCGACGTCATGAATGGTATAGGGGGCGATCTTCCGCCGGCCGGCATGCGCGGCCGGGTCTTTGTCCTGTTCCGTATCGTGCGCCGATGCCTTGCTGCGAGCCAACGCGTCCCCCGCTTGAATGCCGTCGGGTTTGACGGCGTGAGGGCCGCATTATAGACTTCGATGTCGAAATGGTACCGGTACCTTTCGCATCGTATGGTACCGGCACCTTCCGGCCGGCCGACGGGATGGATCCCGTCGGCAAGGGATAAAAAATAGACAGGAGACACCGCATGAATCGTCGCGAATTCACCGCCACGGCCGCCGCGGCCTTGTGCCTTGGCGCGGGGCGGTCCGCCCTGGCGCAGGGAAGCTATCCCGACAAGGCCCTGACCTTTATCGTTCCGTATCCGGCCGGGGGTGCCGCGGATCAGTTCGCCCGCCCTTTCGCCCAGGCGCTGAACGAACGCCTGCACCAGGCCGTCATCATCGAAAACCGTCCCGGCGCCAATGGCAACATCGGTTCGGCATACGCGGCAAAGCGGCTGCCCGCCGACGGCTATACGCTGTTGCTCGGGTCCACCAGCACGCTGGCGATCAATCCCCACATCTATCCGTCGATGGGTTATTCGCCGCTGGATGACCTGCAACCGGTCACGCTGACGCATCGCATGCCCAACGTGCTGGTCGTGGGCGCGCAGACGCCCTATCGCACCGTGGCCGACCTGGTCGCCGCCGCGAAGCAACGTCCCGGCAAACTGGAATATGGCTCGGCCGGGATCGGCAACACCATGCATATGGCGGCGGAGCTTTTCCAGCTGCGTGCCGGCATACGCCTGCTGCATATTCCCTATAAAGGCGGCCCGGAAGCGCTGAACGATCTGCTGGGGGGCCGCGTTCCCATGATGTTCCACAATCTGCCCGCGATCGTGGCCCTGGTGAACAGCGGCAAGCTGCGCGCCCTGGCCATCGCCGATGACAAACCGTCGCCCCTGCTGCCGGGCGTTCCCACCATGGCGCAGGCGGGCATCGCCGACGCCACATCGGTGGTCTGGAACGGCATCCTGGTGCGGCGCGGCACCTCGACGGAGATCGTCGAACGCCTGGCCCGCGACATGGGCGCCGTGCTCGCGGACCCGGGGTTCCGCGGCAATCTGACCGCGCAGGGCTACGAAATCCTCTCGTCCACACCCGCCGAATTCGACGCACTGCTGCGCAGGGACTACGCCGCCATGGGCGAACTGGTCAAACGCGCCAACATCAGAATGGAATGAACCGCATGAGCTCCGACACGCGCAAGACCCTCGACTCCCTGCGCAGCCAGCGATGGTTCGCCACGGACAACATCCGCGGCTTCGCCCATCGCCAGCGCATGCAGCAGCAAGGCTTGAACCGCGATGAGTTCATGGGCCGGCCCGTCATCGGCATCCTGAACACCTGGAGCGAACTGTCGCCCTGCCACGCCCATCTGCGCGAGCGCGCGGCGGCCGTCAAGCGCGGCGTCCTGCAGGCGGGAGGCTATCCGCTGGAACTGCCCGCGCTGAGCCTGGGCGAAGTCATGGTCAAGCCCACCACCATGATGTACCGCAACTTCCTGGCCATCGAGGCCGAGGAATTGCTGCGCAGCCTGCCCCTGGACGGCGCGGTGCTGATGGGCGGCTGCGACAAGACCACACCGGGCCTGGTCATGGGCGCGCTGTCCATGGACCTGCCCGTCATCTTCTGTCCCGCCGGCACGATGCTGAACGACCGCTACCAAGGACAGACCGTGGGTGCCGGTACGCATACGCGCAAGTACTGGGACGAATACGCGGCGGGCAACATCCAGCAGCGGGAATGGATCGCGCTGGAAGCAAAGATGACCCGCACGCCCGGCACGTGCAATACGATGGGCACGGCCAGCACGATGACGGCCATTGTCGAAGCCATGGGCTTGTCCCTGCCCGGCGCCAGCAGCATTCCGGCCATGGATGCCGCCCACTCGCGCATGGCATGGGCCTGCGGCCAACGCATCGTCGATCTGGTGTGGGAAGACCTGCGGCCCTCGCGCCTGTTGACCGGGGAGTCGCTGCGCAACGCCGCGGTCGCCTATATGGCCCTGGGCGGCTCGACCAACGCGGCGGTCCATCTGCCGGCCATGGCCGGCCGGGCCGGGTTGAAGCTGGGACTCGATGAATTGGACGCCATCGCCAGGCAGGTCCCGGTGCTTGCCAATCTCTTCCCCTCCGGCAATCGCTTGATGGAAGATTTCCACTATGCCGGGGGGCTGCCTGCCCTGCTGAACAAGCTGCGGTCCCATCTGTCGCTGGACGCCCTGACCGTCACAGGCCTTACCCTGGGCGACAACATCGCCGGCATCGAATGCCAGGATCACGACGTGATCCGCGATCCGGATAACCCCGTGGTGCCCGCCGCGCCGGACTGCCCGGAATCCGGCATGGCCCTGGCGGTCCTGCGCGGCAACCTGTGCCCCGATGGCGCGGTGATCAAGCCCTCCGCCGCGACACCCGCGTTGCTGCGCCATACCGGCCGCGCGCTGGTCTTCGATTCGAACGAGGCCATGCTCGCCGCCATGGACGATCCCGGCCTGGACGTCGACGCCGACACGGTGCTGGTGTTGCGCAATGGCGGGCCGATCGGCGCGCCCGGCATGCCGGAATGGGGCAACCTGCCGATCCCCAAGAAACTGCTGCGCCAGGGCGTACGCGACATGCTGCGCCTGTCCGATTCGCGCATGAGCGGCACCCACTACGGCACCTGCGTCCTGCATATCTCGCCCGAGTCGGCCGTGGGCGGTCCGCTGGCGCTGCTGCGTTCCGGGGACCGTATCACGCTGGACATCGGCGCGCGGCGGCTGGACATGGACGTGTCCCAGGCGGAGCTGCAGGCCCGGCGCGCCGCGTGGCGGCCGCCGGAACGCGGCTACGCCCGCGGCTACGCCAGGCTTTACCAGGAGCAGGTCACCCAGGCTCACGAAGGCTGCGACTTCGCATTCCTGCAAGGCAGCGCGCCGACCCCCGAACCCCCGATCTACTGAACGCCATTCCCCGTACCGCGACCGCACGCACCGGCAACCCGCTTCACCGCGCGCGCCGTTCGGCATCGCTCGCGATCCCATCCACGCCACCCCGGCTATCCATCAGGACTGCATCCATGGCCACCACGCCCGACCTGCTCTCCAACCCTTTCCGCCAGCGGCTCGCCCAACCGGGGGTTCCGCTCGGCACCTGGCTGATGTCCGGCGCCACCAGTACGGCAGAGGCCATGGGCCGGGCCGGTTTCGACTGGCTCCTGCTGGACCTGGAACACGTGCCCGTGGACGATGCGCTGGCGCTGTATACCCTGCAGGCGATCGCCGGCACGCCGGCCTGCCCCATCGTCCGGCTGCCGGCCAACGACCCGGTGCGCGTGAAGCGGGCGCTGGACATGGGCGCCGGCACGCTGATGTTTCCCTTCATCGATACCCCCGAGCAGGCGGCGCTCGCGGTCGCCCATTCGAAATATCCGCCGCAGGGAATACGCGGCTTCGCCGCCGTGCATCGCGCCAGCGGCTATGGCACGACGCCGGACTACGGCGCGCGGGCCAACGACTCCGTGTTCACCGTTATCCAGCTGGAAACGCCGCGGGCGATCGAAAACCTGGAAGCCATCGCCGCCGTTCCCGGCGTGGACGCGCTGTTTTTGGGCCCTGGCGATCTGTCGGCCAATATGGGCCACATCGGCAACATCACGCATCCGGAAGTCGCCGCGGTCATCGCGGATGTCGCCCGCCGAAGCCAGGCCGTGGGCATTCCCTGCGGCATCGTCGGCCCGACGCCCGAAGTGGTGGGGCGTTTCCTCGAACTGGGCTATCGCTTCGTGGCGGTGGCCTCGGACATGGGAATGATGATGCGGCAGGCCACCGCCTTCGTCCAGGCCATACGGCCGAATCTCGCCCGGCACTTCGACAGCACCGTCTATTGAGAGCGCGCGCCGCCCGCGCGGCGCGTCCATCCGCCATCGCAGCGCCCGGCCGCCCCCGCGGCCTGAAACCAACAACATCCACGGAGACAACGTCATGCCATTTCCCGCCCCACCCCGCCGCCGGCCGCGCGCATTTCGCGCCGCGCCCATCGCTTTCGCGCTGCTGGCGCTCGCCGGCCTTGCGGCACCCGCGGCGCGCGCGCAGGAGGATTTCCCCGCCCGCCCCGTGACCATGATCGTGCCCTTCGGCCCGGGCGGCACCTCGGACATCATGGCCCGCATCCTGCAGAAGGCGTTGACCGATACGCTGGGCAAGGCGGTCGTCATCGAGAACCGCGCCGGGGCGGGCGGGGCCATCGGCATGTCGGAACTGGCACGGGCTCCGCGCGACGGCTACACCGTCGGCCTGAGCGTGGTGGGGCCGGAGGCCATCCAACCCGCCATCCGCAACACCGGCTATACGCCGGACAGCTTCGACCATATCTGCGGCACCTATGCCGTGCCGCTGATGATGATGGTGCCCCAGTCTTCGCCCTGGCATAGCGTGCGCGATGTGGTGGAAGCCGCGCGGCGCAAGCCCGGCACGCTGAACTACGGATCCTCGGGCACGGGTACCGTCCTGCACCTGTCGATGCAGGGCCTGATGGACCTGGCCGGCGCCAGCGCCCTGCACGTTCCGTACAAGAGCTCCGGCGACATGGTCACCGGCCTGATGGGCGGACAGATCGACGTCTTCAATGAAACGCCTACCGTTTCGCGCCAGTACAAGCTGCGTCCGTTGGCGGTATTCGACGACCGGCGCCTGCCTGCCTATCCGGATGTGCCGACCGCGACGGAACTCGGCTATCCCATTACGTCCACGGTATGGGGTGGGCTGATCGCGCCGCGCGGGGTGCCCGCCGCCGTGCGCGCGAAGCTGGAAGCCGCCTGCGATCGCGCCGTCCATACCCAGGCCTACCAGGACGCCGCCGCCAAGCTGGACACGCCGCTCGTCTACAAGGACGGCGCCGCGTTCGCGGATTTCGTCAAGGCGGAATATGGGCGTTATGGCGCGCTGGTGCGCAAGATGGGACTGGACAAACAGTAGCGCGCCGGCCGATCCGCCGTGCCGCGCCGAGCTGGGCGGCCAGGGGCACACAGGCTGCATTCAGGAGCGGCTATTAAGATTGAGGCTGTACCCCTGCCTTTCATACATGAGCACCGGTGGGCTGGCCGCGAAGCGCGGTCCGCCCCCTGCCCCTTTCCCAGCCCGAGACGCAATGCCACGATCCAATACCCATGCCCCCTTACTATGGATCGTCGCCGCCGGCTTTTTCATGCAGACGCTGGACACCACCATCGTCAACACGGCATTGCCCGCCATCGCCCGGGATCTGGGCGTCCCACCGCTGACCTTGAAGCCCGTGGTCGTGGCGTACATGATCACCATGGCGATGATCATGCCGGCTTCCGGCTGGCTGGCCGATCGCTATGGCAGCCGCAAGGTTTACTTCACCGCGATCCTGGCGTTCGTGGTGGGGTCTTTTCTCTGCGCCTGTTCCGGCACGCCCACCCAGCTGGTCATGGCGCGCGTGGTGCAAGGCGCCGGGGCGTCCATGCTGCTGCCTGTCGGAAGGCTGACGGTGCTGCGCACGGTGCCGCCCTCGGCGTTCATTTCGGCCCTGGCGTTCATCGCCATCGGCGGGCAGATCGGGCCCATCTTCGGCCCGGTGCTGGGCGGCGTCTTCGTCGAAACCTTGAGCTGGCACTGGATTTTCCTGATCAATGTGCCCGTCGGCCTGGTCGGCATGTGGGCCGTCCGCCGCCATATGCCGGCGCAGGCGCGCGACGACACGCCGCCGTTCGACTTCGTCGGCTGCCTGCTCCTGGCAACGTGGCTGGTGGCGTTCTCCACGGCGCTGGACGTCCCCGCGGACACGCACGCGGGCGCCTGGGCCGCCGGCCTGCTGGCGCTGAGCGCGCTGGCTGCCGTGGGCTATTGCCTGCACGCGCGTCGCCGCAGCAATCCGCTCTTCCCCCTGAGCCTGTTCCGCGAGACGAACTACACCGTCGGCATCGCCGGCAACCTGGTCTGCCGGATCGGTGCCGCAGCGGTGCCGTTCCTGCTGCCGTTGATGATGCAGCTGGGCATGGGCTACACGCCTTTGCACTCCGGACTGATGCTGGTCCCCGTCGCCGCCGCCGGGGCCGTATCCAAATCGTGGGTATCGCCATTGCTCAAGCGCTATGGCTATTCCCGCTTTCTTATCGCCAATACGCTGTTCGTCGGCTTCTGGATCATTTCCTTTGCCCTGTTCTCGCGCGACTGGCCGCTTTGGCTGCAGATCGTGCAACTGGCCGCCTTCGGACTGGGCAACTCCATGCAGTACTCGGCCATGAACAGCGTCACGCTGACGTCGCTGAGCCCGCAGCAGGCGGGTCCTGGCAACAGCCTTTTCTCGATGTTCCAGATGGTGGCGATGGGATTGGGCGTGACGGTGGGCGGCGCCTTGGTCACGCTGCTCGCGGGACCCGAGCGGCACCTGGCGCCGGCCTTTGCCTGGTCCTTCGTCTGCGTGGGCCTGATTACCTGGCTGTCGGCGCTGGTATGGCGGCGGCTGGACGGCGGCAAGCTTGCCGCCGGGCTCAATCCCGCCTGACGGGGCGGTACCATATCGGCCAGTCCACCGATACGTAGTCCAGCGCATGCAAGCCAGACGGGCCCGACAAGGGGAGTTGGCCATCCCGAAGACCGGCACGCCCCCACGGGGAGCCACGGGCGCGGATGTCGATCCAGGTATCACGCTCGCGGATGCGCACTGCGCGGATTTCGATTGGGATGCACCGTCCGCGAGCGCCCAGGCGGCGCGCGCGCTGCTGGGCGAAGGCGCATCGCCGCACACGGTGGCGTCCTATCGCGCCGCGGCGCGCTATCTGGCCGCCTGGCACGGGCAACGGCTGGGTACGCCGCTTTCGCTGCCGGTCCCGGTACGCGCGGTCATTCTGTTCATCACGGATCACCTGCAGCACACCAGCGGGACCGGTCTCGCGCATGGCCTGCCGGCGGACGCCGATGCGGCGCTGGTTGCCCTGGGCGTCAAGGCGCGCCCCGGCCCGCTGGCCTTGTCCACGGTACAACACCGCCTGGCGGTGCTATCCGAAGCCCATCGAACGCGGGACCTGCCCAACCCCTGCCGCAGCCGCGCCGTGCAGACGCTGATGGCGCGCACGCGCGCGGCTTACGCCAGGCGCGGCGTGCGGGCGGCGAAGCAGCCGGCCCTGACGCGAGAACCGCTGGAACAGCTGCTGGCCACCTGCGACGACTCGCTGATCGGTTTGCGCGACCGCGCGCTGCTGCTGTTTGCGTGGGCCAGCGGCGGCCGGCGGCGCTCCGAAGTGATCGCCGCGCGCGTCGACGACCTGCAGCCGGCGCCGGAAGGCTACGTCTATATCCTGCGCCAGTCCAAGACCCACCAGGACGGCGCCGAGCACGCGGATATGTACAAGCCCGTGGTCGGGCGCGCGGCGCAGGCCCTGGACGCCTGGCTGCGCGCCGCCGGCATCGCCGGCGGCCCGTTGTTCCGCCGCGTGCGCCGTGGCGGCGTGGTGGGCGCGGAAGGACTCAGCGGCGAAGCGGTGCGCCGCATCGTGAAGCAGCGCTGCCGGTTGGCCGGCCTGGACGAGCGCTATGCCGCCCACAGCCTGCGCGCGGGTTTCGTCACCGAGGCGGGACGCCAGGGCGTGCCCCTGGCCGAGGTCATGGCGATGACCGGACATGCCAGCGTGAATAGCGTGGTCGGGTATCACCGCGCCGGCGCCGCGCCGACGCTGCGCGCGGCGCGGCTGCTGGACGAGTCTCGCTGATCCGCACGGCAGCCGCGGTACAGCCTGTCCCGCCACCGCGGCGGATAGCCCGCGGCCGCTGCCGCCAGGGCACGGCGACCGCCCTTCAGGCCTGTCCGCGCCGCAGCAGCGCCTGGATATAACGGCCGGCTTCCAGGATGTCGCAACGGATGGCGCGCGCCGTGCCGTCGGCGTCGTTGCGCGCCAGGGCCTCCACGGCTTCGGCGTGATAGTCCATCTGCTTCAGGTAAGGCACGTACTCCGCCAGCACCAGGTTCAGGACCGGCCCGCACCGCAGCCACAGCGTTTCGATGGCATCCTCGATGATGTCCATGCCGCTCAACGCGTAGATGTGAAAGTGGAACCGGCGATGGACATCCAGGTAGCCCTGGTGCCCCTCCACATCGATCAGCCGCTTCATATCGGCCAGCAGGCCGCGCAGCGTGGCGATGTCCTCCGGCGTCGCATGCGCGGCGGCTTCATACGCGGCGCGGCTTTCCAGTTCCGCCCGCATGATCAGCAGTTGCCGCAACTGGTCGGCGTCCACCTCGGGCACGACCGCCCCGCCGCCCTGCCCGCCGGTGCCCCGGCGCAGGATGCGTTCGGCGACCAGGTGATTCACCGCGTCTCGCACCGGCGTCAGGCTGATGCCCAGTTCCGCCGCGACATCGCGCAGCAGGATGCGGTGCCCCGGTTCGTAGCGGCCGCTCAACAGGGCGTCGCGCAGGGCGGCATAGGCGCGATCCCACAGGGTTTCGCGATCTATGGGCTGCAGCGCGGGCGGCTTGGTACCGCCCGCCGCGCCGGCGCCTTTCAAAGAGGACATCTGGCTACCTTTTTTGTTCGGGGTCGTTGAACCGCCCTATTTTCGCACCTTCGGGCCGCCTGGCGGGCATAAGTCCAGGGCTGTCGGGTCGGCCGGACGGATGATTGTTATTTGTTATAACGAATGATAGTATCCCCTCGACGGTGGCCGAAGAGCCGCGCCCTGCGCCCCCAACCGGGCGCCCCAAACGGAGGAGACCCGCATGACCTTGCTATCCCGACTGGCAGGCGCCCTGGCGTGCGCCTGCGCCATCGCCGGCGCGCACGCCGCGCCCGACAATTTCCCCGACCGCAGCATCCGGTTCATCATTCCGTGGAACGCCGGGGGATCGAACGACATCGCCGCACGCGAACTGCAGCAGATCGTCGCCGAACAACAGAAAATCACCCTGATCGTCGAAAACGCGCCGGGCGCCACCGGCGCGATCGGCCTGGGCAAGGTGGCGGCGTCGCCGCCCGACGGCTACGTCGTCGGCATGGGCACCAGTTCGACCCTGGCGCAGATCGCGCAGAACCTGACGCCGCTGCGCAACGAACAGTTCGCCCATATCGCCCGCGTATCGACCGACCCGCTGATCCTGCTCGTGCCCAAGGACGGCCCCGCCAACCTGGAGGAATTCCTGGCCCACATGAAGCAGAACCCGGGCAAGGTATCCATCGGCACGCCGGGCACCAACAACCTGAACCACATCTTCGCCGAGATGACCGCGCGCGCGGCGGGCGTGGGCTATGTCAACGTGCCCTATCCCGGCGGTTCGCGCGTCATCGCCGACCTGGCGGGCAGGCAGATCCAGGCCGCGGTGCTCAAGCCCTCGGAAAGCAAGGGCCAGATCGACGCGGGCTATGTGCGGCCGATCGCCGTCTTCAGCAACGAACGGCTGCAGGTCTACCCCGATGTGCCGACGTTCAAGGAAAAGGGCTACGACGTTTATCCGTACGGCCCGCTGGTGCAGATGGCCTATGTCGTCGCCCCCGCCGGCATCCCGCCCCAGGTGCGCCAGCGCCTGATCGATATCTTCTCGCAGGCCATCCAGAGCGAGAAGTTCAAGACCTTCGCCCAGCAGAACGGCTTCCTGGTCGACGACATGAAAGGCCAGGCGCTGGACACCGAAGTCCGCGATGTCCAGGCCACGCTGAACAGCGTGGCAACCAAGGTTTTCAAGCACTGAGGAAACAATGAGCACAATCAAGAAAGTGACCTGCCACGTCGTCGCCGCGCCCATCGAACGGCCATTCACCTCTTCGCGTGGCTGGCTGTACAAGACGCGCGGCTCTTGCATCGTCGAGATCGAGACCGCCGACGGCGTGGTGGGCTGGGGCGAATGCTACGGACCGGCGCAGGTGGCGCGCGCCTATATCGAATCGCAGTACGGCCCGCGCATCGTCGGCCGCGATGCCTTCGACGTGGAGGTCATCTGGGAAGACCTCTACAACCGCATCAAGGACTACGGCAATACGGGCATGGCGATATCGGCGCTGAGCGGCATCGATATCGCGCTGTGGGACATCATCGGCAAGGTGTGCGGCAAGCCCGTGCACAAGCTGATCGGCGGCGCGTACCGCACCGAGGTCCAGTCCTATGCCACGGGCCTGTACTTCATCGATATGGATCGCCTGATCGAAGAAGCCGTGGAAGAGGCCAGGGAATACGTGGACCAGGGTTTCCAGGCGATCAAGATGAAGATCGGCCTGGGATCGCCCAAGCTGGATATCCAGCGGGTGGCGGCGGTGCGCGAAGCGGTGGGCGACGATGTCCGCCTGATGGTGGACGCGAACCATTGCTTCACCGTGCCTGCCGCCATCCGCCTGGGCCGCGAGCTGGAGCGCCTGAACATCGAGTGGTTCGAAGAGCCGATTTCGCCCGAAGACCTGGACGGATACGTCGAGGTCACGCGCGCGCTGGACATCGCCGTGGCCGGCGGCGAAAACGAATTCACGCGCTGGGGTTTTCGCGACATCGTCGCGCGCAAGGCCATGGACATCGTGCAGCCCGACGTATGCGCGGCCGGCGGGATCAGCGAATGCCGCAAGATCGCGGCGCTGGCCATCTCGCATGGCGTGGAGTGCGTGCCGCATGCCTGGGGTTCGGCGATCGGCCTGGCCGCCACGCTGCATTTCCTGGCCGCCCTGCCCGACCAGCCGCCCAGCTTCCGGCCCATGCCGCCATTGCTCGAATTCGAGCAATGCGAAAACCCCTTCCGCGACCTGCTGACCGTCGAGCCCATCGAGCAGCGGCGCGGTGTCGTGCAAATCCCCACCGGTCCGGGGCTGGGCATCGAGATCAAGCGCGACGTGCTCGATCGCTACCGCGTCGCCTGAGGCCGCCATGCGATTCGTTTCCTTCTACCGCGCCGACGGCCGCGCGGTGCCCGGCTTCATCGACCAGGACCATTCCGGCGCCGCCTGCGTGGTCGACGTCACGCTGCCCGGCAACGATCCATGGGCGGCCGCGCTGCCGCCCGACATGCTGTCCTGGGTCGACATGGGCCTGGACCGCCTGGCGGCGCGGCTGCGCGACTGCCGGTTTGCCGCCGGCGCGCGCATTCCGCTGGGCGACGGGCGGCTGGCGGCGCCCTTGCCCAGGCCCGGCAAGATCGTCGGCGCGGCATTCAACTATCGCGACGCCTTGCGGGAGCGCGACATGGCGCCGCCCGCCACGCCGGTGATTTTCATCAAGTCCGGCCGCACCGTCATCGGGCCGGACCAGCCCGTGCGCCTGGCGGCCGACGTCGGCAATGTCACCTACGAGGCGGAACTGGCGGTGGTGATCGGCCGTACCGCCCTGCGCATCGACGCGGCGCAGGCGCCGGCCCACATCGCGGGCTACCTGACGCTGAACGATGTCAGCGCCAGCGACATGGTGCGCGCCGACAAAGCCTTCGTGCGCGGCAAGAACCAACCCACCTTCTGTCCCTGCGGTCCCTGGATCGCCACGCCGGACG
Above is a genomic segment from Bordetella genomosp. 11 containing:
- a CDS encoding tripartite tricarboxylate transporter substrate binding protein; this encodes MTLLSRLAGALACACAIAGAHAAPDNFPDRSIRFIIPWNAGGSNDIAARELQQIVAEQQKITLIVENAPGATGAIGLGKVAASPPDGYVVGMGTSSTLAQIAQNLTPLRNEQFAHIARVSTDPLILLVPKDGPANLEEFLAHMKQNPGKVSIGTPGTNNLNHIFAEMTARAAGVGYVNVPYPGGSRVIADLAGRQIQAAVLKPSESKGQIDAGYVRPIAVFSNERLQVYPDVPTFKEKGYDVYPYGPLVQMAYVVAPAGIPPQVRQRLIDIFSQAIQSEKFKTFAQQNGFLVDDMKGQALDTEVRDVQATLNSVATKVFKH
- a CDS encoding mandelate racemase/muconate lactonizing enzyme family protein, producing MSTIKKVTCHVVAAPIERPFTSSRGWLYKTRGSCIVEIETADGVVGWGECYGPAQVARAYIESQYGPRIVGRDAFDVEVIWEDLYNRIKDYGNTGMAISALSGIDIALWDIIGKVCGKPVHKLIGGAYRTEVQSYATGLYFIDMDRLIEEAVEEAREYVDQGFQAIKMKIGLGSPKLDIQRVAAVREAVGDDVRLMVDANHCFTVPAAIRLGRELERLNIEWFEEPISPEDLDGYVEVTRALDIAVAGGENEFTRWGFRDIVARKAMDIVQPDVCAAGGISECRKIAALAISHGVECVPHAWGSAIGLAATLHFLAALPDQPPSFRPMPPLLEFEQCENPFRDLLTVEPIEQRRGVVQIPTGPGLGIEIKRDVLDRYRVA
- a CDS encoding fumarylacetoacetate hydrolase family protein; translation: MRFVSFYRADGRAVPGFIDQDHSGAACVVDVTLPGNDPWAAALPPDMLSWVDMGLDRLAARLRDCRFAAGARIPLGDGRLAAPLPRPGKIVGAAFNYRDALRERDMAPPATPVIFIKSGRTVIGPDQPVRLAADVGNVTYEAELAVVIGRTALRIDAAQAPAHIAGYLTLNDVSASDMVRADKAFVRGKNQPTFCPCGPWIATPDEVAEPGALAVTLRLDGTLRQAGNTADLVFGVAELIAYASTQMPLDPGDIIATGTPAGVAASHQPAAWLRPGSAMVAEVQGLGALRNPITTDDS